Genomic window (Campylobacter concisus):
CTTTGTCCTTAAGCGTTGGGAGCAAATTTAAGAACTCTTTTAAGCTTTGCTTACTTAAGGACAAACGGCTCATTTATCAGTTATCTTCTTCAAAAAGTTTTTCGTAGTGAGCGTCGTAGTTGTTGATATGCTCACTATTTAGCTTCCAAAACACAGTGTCTATGTCGCTAACTCTTGTATAAAATGGTAGCTGATAGTACTCAACCTCGCCACTTTTAAATTCTTTTAGTACTTTAAAGCTTTGACAATCGGCAAAAACACTTCTGCCATCCATTGCTACGAAAATTAGACCGGCTGCACTTTGAGCGCACATTTTTCTAAAGTCATCTCTGTTTGGATTTGGCTTGTATTCGTAGCTTAGATACGCTCCAATAAGATCTGGATGAATAAATATCATATTTGGAAACGCAGATGTGATCTCTTCGTAAATTTCTTTATTTGGCACGATGATTAATGAGCGGTTATAAAGATAGTTTAGCACGACCATATCGCCATTTGCAGGTGCAATGCCTGGAAGCGGGAGAGCCTTTTGCTCAAGCAGATCAAACACCTCAAATCTAATCTTAGCAAAGCCAGAATTTTTTGATATAACACTAACTCTTGCAATGATAGAGCTATCAGTATCAAATTTATGAAGTACGACACCACTTGAGCCGATTAAAATTTCTGGACTATCAACTATCGTCGCTGTGCCATCACTATCGACGCTAATTATAGGAGTTCTATACTCATTTAAAGAAAAATCAGCCCCAAAAGCAAAGCCAAAAACTAGCGATAAAATCACAAATATA
Coding sequences:
- a CDS encoding plasminogen-binding N-terminal domain-containing protein, translating into MKRIFVILSLVFGFAFGADFSLNEYRTPIISVDSDGTATIVDSPEILIGSSGVVLHKFDTDSSIIARVSVISKNSGFAKIRFEVFDLLEQKALPLPGIAPANGDMVVLNYLYNRSLIIVPNKEIYEEITSAFPNMIFIHPDLIGAYLSYEYKPNPNRDDFRKMCAQSAAGLIFVAMDGRSVFADCQSFKVLKEFKSGEVEYYQLPFYTRVSDIDTVFWKLNSEHINNYDAHYEKLFEEDN